Proteins encoded together in one Aminipila butyrica window:
- a CDS encoding UDP-N-acetylmuramoyl-tripeptide--D-alanyl-D-alanine ligase translates to MKTLMMREVCQALKGEMILERDEHAIRRICTDSREAAAGDLFFPLIGESHDAHKFIPMAIEGGCRDLIVSDSAILADHPLRDQLTVIQVADTTEALQQLASYYLSTFSMKTIGVTGSTGKTTTKDMLYYICSEKYKTARNVGNFNNHIGLPLTVLGFEAGTEVGILEMGMSQFGEIHLLADIVRPDVGIITNIGTSHIENLGSRDGILKAKLEITDYFGAENVLVINEINDLLTRENTNGAYKTLTVGSNGKSDFILSDIVDNGEEGIAFTVEHKLDTQRFELTIPGRHNAINGTLAVAAALELGITMEEAARGLKKMVLTDKRLNIKGKDGIKVIDDTYNASPDSMKAGIDVLAAAKGMRKVAILADMLELGKDSPAYHRQVGEYAAQQQVDLLIAVGKESQHMAEAAAAILGQEKVRYYREKEALTADIKGLVQLGDIILVKGSRGMAMDQVVKKIME, encoded by the coding sequence ATGAAAACACTGATGATGAGAGAGGTCTGTCAGGCCTTAAAAGGTGAGATGATCTTGGAACGAGATGAACATGCCATCCGGCGGATCTGCACGGATTCCAGAGAGGCAGCAGCAGGAGATCTGTTTTTCCCGCTGATTGGAGAGTCCCACGATGCTCATAAATTTATACCCATGGCTATTGAAGGCGGCTGCCGGGATTTGATTGTTTCAGATTCTGCCATCCTGGCAGACCATCCTTTGAGGGACCAGCTGACGGTTATTCAAGTTGCAGATACCACAGAGGCATTGCAGCAGCTGGCTTCTTATTACCTGTCTACCTTTTCTATGAAAACTATTGGTGTGACGGGAAGTACTGGCAAGACAACGACAAAAGATATGCTGTACTACATATGCAGCGAAAAGTATAAGACAGCCCGTAATGTGGGAAATTTCAACAACCATATCGGGCTGCCCTTAACCGTATTGGGCTTTGAAGCAGGGACAGAAGTGGGGATTCTGGAAATGGGTATGAGTCAGTTCGGTGAAATTCACCTGCTGGCAGATATTGTTCGTCCAGATGTGGGTATCATCACCAACATCGGCACTTCTCACATAGAAAATTTGGGCAGCAGAGATGGAATACTGAAAGCCAAGCTGGAGATTACAGATTATTTTGGCGCAGAGAATGTGCTGGTGATAAATGAAATCAACGACCTGTTGACTAGAGAAAACACGAATGGAGCTTACAAAACCTTGACAGTGGGTAGCAACGGCAAGAGTGATTTCATCCTTTCCGATATTGTGGATAATGGTGAGGAAGGAATTGCTTTTACGGTAGAGCATAAACTGGACACCCAGCGGTTTGAACTGACTATTCCCGGACGGCATAACGCTATCAACGGGACTTTAGCAGTAGCTGCAGCTTTGGAGCTGGGCATTACCATGGAGGAGGCCGCCAGAGGCTTGAAAAAGATGGTTCTTACTGATAAGCGCCTCAACATCAAGGGCAAAGATGGTATAAAGGTAATAGACGATACGTATAATGCCAGCCCCGATTCCATGAAGGCAGGAATTGACGTACTGGCAGCAGCCAAAGGCATGCGGAAAGTTGCCATTTTAGCTGATATGCTGGAGCTGGGAAAGGACAGCCCGGCATACCATCGTCAGGTGGGAGAGTACGCCGCCCAGCAGCAAGTTGATTTGCTTATTGCCGTAGGCAAGGAATCTCAGCATATGGCAGAGGCTGCGGCAGCTATTTTGGGCCAGGAAAAGGTCCGCTATTACAGAGAGAAAGAAGCACTGACGGCTGATATAAAAGGATTGGTTCAGCTGGGAGATATTATCCTGGTAAAGGGCTCCAGAGGCATGGCCATGGATCAGGTCGTGAAAAAAATTATGGAATAG
- a CDS encoding UDP-N-acetylmuramoyl-L-alanyl-D-glutamate--2,6-diaminopimelate ligase, translating into MTIEVFGITGTNGKTTVSYMLRSILEEGGRNCGLVGTITHAIGQKEYDALNTTPSSEVLKKYFTELESQQIGTCVMEVSSHGLDQGRIEGIPIHYAGFTNLTQDHLDYHLTMENYFQAKAKLFYKAERGMVINVDDAYGKRLYEKLLEDQRREHIAPEIRIESVSFQDSKADYFGKLLENTIEGILLEPFEKGSSWGPVAISLPGRTTAYNGMLALALARQAGLSRETVTAGLRKLKGVPGRFQKIQNNQGIHVVVDFAHTPDALENLLKTAGELHDGRLICVFGCGGNRDREKRPIMGRIAGNRSGFCLITSDNPRFEEPIRITEEIEVGVKEAGCPYTVELDRKEAIRKAIDMYEPGDLIVIAGKGHEKYQLINGKKLPFDDEKAVEDIIRERVEKRE; encoded by the coding sequence GTGACCATAGAAGTTTTCGGTATAACGGGAACCAACGGAAAAACCACCGTATCATACATGCTGAGAAGCATATTGGAAGAGGGAGGCAGAAACTGCGGGCTAGTGGGGACCATAACCCATGCCATTGGACAGAAAGAATACGATGCATTGAACACTACACCATCCAGTGAGGTGCTGAAAAAGTATTTCACGGAGTTGGAGAGCCAGCAGATTGGAACCTGTGTTATGGAGGTGTCTTCCCATGGATTGGATCAGGGGCGCATTGAGGGAATACCGATTCATTATGCTGGTTTTACCAATCTGACCCAGGACCATCTGGATTATCACCTGACCATGGAAAATTATTTCCAGGCCAAGGCAAAGCTTTTTTATAAGGCGGAGCGAGGCATGGTCATTAACGTGGATGACGCTTACGGGAAACGACTTTACGAAAAACTCTTAGAGGATCAACGGCGAGAACATATCGCTCCAGAGATCCGAATTGAGTCGGTTTCTTTCCAGGATTCAAAGGCCGATTATTTCGGCAAACTCCTGGAAAATACTATAGAGGGCATCTTGCTGGAGCCCTTCGAGAAGGGCAGTTCTTGGGGGCCTGTAGCGATTAGTCTGCCAGGCAGGACCACGGCTTACAATGGAATGTTGGCGCTGGCTTTAGCGAGACAGGCCGGACTTTCCAGGGAAACGGTCACCGCAGGGCTGCGCAAGCTGAAAGGTGTCCCGGGACGGTTTCAGAAGATACAGAATAACCAAGGCATTCACGTGGTAGTGGATTTCGCCCATACGCCAGATGCCCTAGAAAACTTGCTGAAAACCGCAGGAGAGCTTCATGACGGCCGGCTGATTTGTGTGTTTGGTTGCGGAGGCAATCGGGACCGGGAAAAACGCCCCATCATGGGTCGAATCGCTGGCAATCGCAGCGGCTTCTGCCTGATCACTTCCGATAATCCTCGATTTGAAGAACCGATACGGATTACAGAGGAGATTGAGGTCGGAGTAAAGGAGGCGGGCTGCCCATACACGGTAGAGCTCGACAGAAAAGAAGCCATCCGAAAGGCCATCGATATGTATGAGCCGGGAGATTTAATTGTCATAGCCGGAAAAGGTCATGAGAAATATCAACTGATAAACGGGAAAAAGCTGCCTTTTGACGATGAAAAGGCCGTGGAGGATATCATCCGGGAACGGGTGGAAAAGAGAGAGTGA